From a region of the Alnus glutinosa chromosome 1, dhAlnGlut1.1, whole genome shotgun sequence genome:
- the LOC133855995 gene encoding septin and tuftelin-interacting protein 1 homolog 1, translating to MDDYQDMERFGTENDFEDGQWIGGEFYYRKRKEKRTQNKDDVLYGVFADSASDSDDDYSSKKRRKDRDIYKKSDLTKPVSFVSTGIVMPTQEIDQNSKQENKNDDVYTNDEGNTGLGLGFSSSTSGLGLGFNSSSNGVQLERNANGAINGGDENDDGENNFLPTAFGRKIKEGAMRRERERAERTRLDKGKRVKEPGFVGETDVGVFEKHTKGIGMKLLEKMGYKGGGLGKNAQGIVTPIEAKLRPKNMGMGFNDYKEAEKKLPPALKEFEEEKKKGSESVGRLKERRWARTKKEDKAEYVTADELLARKAEQGLSEVVQKVYDMRGPQVRVLTNLENLNAEEKAREDNVPMPELQHNVRLVVDLAELEIERIDRDLRHEKDAMERLSKEKEKLVVEAERQKRQLDSMEEILGVLDRLGEENSIGTLTLDSLAECFGDLRRRFGEDYKLCNLSCIACSYALPLFIRVFQGWDPLQNPFHGLEVVSLWKTLLQGEDIIDIWDTGSSPYTQLVSEVVLPAVRISGINTWQARDPEPMLRFLESWEKLLPHSVLEYILDNIVMPKLNGAVGSWEPLRETVPIHVWVHPWLLYLGHKLEGMYQMIRAKLSQILGAWHPSDVSAYTILSPWKTVFDSASWEQLMRRFIVPKLQLVLQEFQVNPLNQKLDEFYWVMNWAAAVPIHLMVDMMERFFFPKWLQVLYHWLRSNPNFEEITKWYLGWKELLPKELLANESIRYQLNQGLEMMDQAVEGLEVVQPGLKENISYFRVLEQRQFEAQQKAAAQQAAATFSSVTHMDGMGGAVDMSLKEVIEAHAQQHGLSFIPKPVRTHNGHQVYGFGNVSIIVDSLNQKVYAQTDEAWSLVSLQDLLDKHNSSLTKRR from the coding sequence ATGGACGATTACCAGGATATGGAGAGGTTCGGGACGGAGAACGACTTCGAGGACGGCCAGTGGATCGGCGGCGAGTTCTACTACCGGAAGCGCAAGGAGAAGCGCACGCAGAACAAGGATGACGTACTCTACGGTGTCTTCGCCGACTCAGCCTCCGACTCCGACGACGATTACTCATCCAAAAAGCGCCGCAAAGATCGCGATATTTACAAGAAGTCCGACCTCACCAAGCCCGTCAGCTTCGTTTCCACCGGAATCGTCATGCCCACCCAGGAAATCGACCAAAACTCCAAGCAAGAGAACAAAAACGACGACGTTTATACGAACGACGAAGGTAATACCGGGTTAGGGCTCGGATTCAGCTCATCTACCTCCGGGTTAGGTCTAGGTTTCAATTCGAGCTCTAACGGGGTTCAATTGGAGCGAAATGCTAACGGTGCCATTAACGGCGGCGACGAAAACGATGATGGCGAGAACAATTTCTTGCCGACGGCGTTTGGGAGAAAGATAAAGGAGGGGGCGAtgaggagagagagggagagagcggAAAGGACGAGATTGGATAAGGGGAAGAGAGTGAAAGAGCCAGGGTTTGTGGGTGAGACCGACGTGGGAGTGTTCGAGAAGCACACGAAGGGGATTGGGATGAAGTTGCTGGAGAAAATGGGGTACAAGGGCGGTGGGCTTGGAAAGAATGCGCAGGGCATTGTGACCCCAATCGAGGCAAAGTTGCGGCCGAAGAATATGGGCATGGGTTTCAACGATTATAAGGAGGCGGAGAAGAAGTTGCCGCCTGCGCTGAAGGAGTttgaggaggagaagaagaaggggaGTGAGAGTGTGGGGAGGTTGAAGGAGAGGCGGTGGGCGAGGACGAAGAAGGAGGACAAGGCAGAGTATGTGACGGCAGATGAATTGCTGGCAAGGAAGGCCGAGCAGGGGCTTAGCGAGGTGGTTCAGAAGGTTTATGATATGAGGGGGCCGCAGGTGAGGGTGCTGACCAATTTGGAGAATTTGAATGCGGAGGAGAAGGCTAGGGAGGACAATGTGCCCATGCCGGAGCTTCAGCACAATGTGCGGCTGGTGGTGGACTTGGCGGAGcttgaaatagagaggatcgATAGAGACTTAAGGCACGAGAAGGACGCGATGGAGAGGTTGAGCAAAGAGAAGGAGAAGTTGGTGGTTGAGGCCGAGAGGCAGAAGAGGCAGTTGGATAGTATGGAGGAGATATTGGGTGTATTGGACCGGTTGGGGGAAGAGAATTCGATTGGAACATTGACGCTGGACTCGCTTGCGGAGTGTTTCGGTGACTTGCGGAGGAGATTTGGTGAGGATTATAAGTTGTGTAACTTGTCCTGCATTGCCTGCTCGTATGCTCTGCCTTTGTTTATTAGAGTGTTTCAGGGATGGGACCCTCTTCAGAATCCCTTTCATGGGTTAGAGGTTGTGTCTTTGTGGAAGACTTTGCTGCAGGGTGAAGATATTATTGATATCTGGGATACTGGTTCGTCGCCTTATACTCAATTGGTTTCGGAAGTTGTGTTACCGGCTGTTAGAATTTCTGGCATCAATACTTGGCAGGCCAGGGACCCGGAACCAATGCTACGGTTTTTGGAATCCTGGGAAAAGTTGTTGCCTCATTCGGTCCTCGAATATATATTGGATAACATCGTGATGCCAAAATTGAATGGTGCTGTGGGCTCTTGGGAACCGCTACGGGAAACTGTTCCGATCCATGTATGGGTGCATCCGTGGTTACTGTATTTGGGTCACAAATTGGAGGGTATGTATCAGATGATCCGTGCCAAGTTGAGTCAGATTCTTGGTGCTTGGCACCCAAGTGATGTGTCTGCTTATACTATATTGTCACCATGGAAGACTGTGTTTGATTCTGCGAGTTGGGAACAGCTTATGCGTAGATTTATAGTTCCAAAGTTGCAGCTTGTCCTGCAAGAGTTCCAAGTAAACCCTTTAAATCAGAAGCTTGATGAGTTTTATTGGGTTATGAACTGGGCTGCTGCTGTACCAATTCATCTTATGGTTGATATGATGGAGAggttttttttccccaaatggCTACAGGTTTTGTATCACTGGTTACGTTCGAACCCCAACTTTGAGGAGATTACCAAGTGGTATCTGGGTTGGAAGGAACTTCTTCCTAAGGAGCTTCTGGCTAATGAAAGTATCCGGTACCAGCTTAACCAAGGTCTTGAGATGATGGACCAGGCTGTCGAAGGGTTGGAGGTGGTCCAACCTGGTTTGAAAGAGAACATCAGCTACTTCAGGGTACTTGAGCAAAGGCAATTTGAGGCTCAGCAGAAAGCAGCAGCACAGCAAGCTGCTGCGACCTTCAGTAGCGTGACCCATATGGATGGTATGGGTGGTGCGGTCGACATGAGCTTGAAAGAAGTTATTGAGGCCCATGCCCAACAGCATGGGTTATCATTTATTCCTAAACCTGTCCGGACGCACAATGGTCACCAAGTCTATGGCTTTGGTAATGTAAGCATAATAGTGGACTCTCTAAATCAAAAGGTGTATGCCCAAACTGATGAAGCATGGTCCCTTGTATCCCTTCAAGATTTGCTGGACAAGCACAATAGTTCTCTTACAAAGAGACGCTGA
- the LOC133861229 gene encoding uncharacterized protein LOC133861229, with product MLGGVICVLSVGLWVLASFIHHSYSPNARRLHVGDFVMVHTSRDVVSGEEITLAYCDALSSFNKRREMSKTWGFHCNSNRCKFEKEMCAKQEIREIGLGLESGVIIRFHLHKRSLKQQMSIKRSSFQALLLWY from the coding sequence ATGCTTGGGGGTGTAATTTGTGTTTTGAGTGTTGGATTATGGGTACTGGCTTCGTTCATTCACCATTCATATAGTCCTAATGCAAGGCGTTTGCATGTAGGGGATTTTGTGATGGTTCATACTTCAAGGGATGTTGTGTCAGGTGAAGAGATTACTCTTGCCTATTGTGATGCGCTTTCGTCATTCAACAAGCGCAGGGAAATGTCAAAGACATGGGGCTTTCACTGTAATAGTAATAGGTGCAAGTTTGAGAAGGAAATGTGTGCAAAGCAAGAGATAAGAGAGATTGGATTAGGTCTTGAAAGTGGTGTCATAATCAGATTTCATCTCCACAAAAGAAGCCTGAAGCAGCAGATGAGTATCAAAAGAAGCAGTTTCCAAGCATTGCTGCTATGGTACTGA
- the LOC133860210 gene encoding uncharacterized protein LOC133860210 isoform X1, producing the protein MGHTSKDLLQLEHKNSSTSPLESTLLVCKKDSVSQPQKPLPHGKPITAPLPKSEVFGKVKDFLGIISAANERLQLGAKDNSENYDIEVLTGNESEIIEMDLMLGVADLHTPEAVAVAESTIASYQPIIPLAASSSGTDSEDSSDVDEDDDNGDNDAKERCSHLKLQRSESGQDNSSSEDVPQSEKRRKIVELS; encoded by the exons ATGGGGCATACAAGCAAAGACCTTTTGCAGTTGGAGCACAAGAATTCCTCCACCTCCCCATTAG agtctacacttcttGTTTGCAAAAAAGACTCGGTCTCTCAACCCCAGAAACCCCTCCCTCATGGAAAGCCCATCACTGCCCCTCTTCCCAAAAGCGAAG TGTTTGGAAAAGTTAAAGACTTCTTGGGAATCATATCAGCAGCTAATGAAAGGCTTCAGCTTGGTGCAAAG GACAATTCTGAGAACTATGATATTGAAGTGCTCACTGGAAATGAATCTGAAATCATTGAAATG GATTTGATGCTTGGTGTTGCTGATCTTCATACCCCTGAGGCTGTTGCTGTTGCTGAATCTACAATTGCTAGTTATCAGCCCATAATTCCATTGGCTGCGAGCAGTAGTGGAACAGATTCGGAAGATAGCAGTGATGTTGACGAAGATGATGACAATGGTGATAATGATGCTAAGGAAAGATGCTCTCATTTGAAACTCCAAAGGTCAGAGTCTGGTCAAGATAATTCTTCGAGTGAAGATGTCCCTCAGTCAGAAAAGCGACGTAAGATTGTTGAGCTTTCATGA
- the LOC133860210 gene encoding uncharacterized protein LOC133860210 isoform X2 — MGHTSKDLLQLEHKNSSTSPLESTLLVCKKDSVSQPQKPLPHGKPITAPLPKSEVFGKVKDFLGIISAANERLQLGAKDNSENYDIEVLTGNESEIIEMAVAVAESTIASYQPIIPLAASSSGTDSEDSSDVDEDDDNGDNDAKERCSHLKLQRSESGQDNSSSEDVPQSEKRRKIVELS, encoded by the exons ATGGGGCATACAAGCAAAGACCTTTTGCAGTTGGAGCACAAGAATTCCTCCACCTCCCCATTAG agtctacacttcttGTTTGCAAAAAAGACTCGGTCTCTCAACCCCAGAAACCCCTCCCTCATGGAAAGCCCATCACTGCCCCTCTTCCCAAAAGCGAAG TGTTTGGAAAAGTTAAAGACTTCTTGGGAATCATATCAGCAGCTAATGAAAGGCTTCAGCTTGGTGCAAAG GACAATTCTGAGAACTATGATATTGAAGTGCTCACTGGAAATGAATCTGAAATCATTGAAATG GCTGTTGCTGTTGCTGAATCTACAATTGCTAGTTATCAGCCCATAATTCCATTGGCTGCGAGCAGTAGTGGAACAGATTCGGAAGATAGCAGTGATGTTGACGAAGATGATGACAATGGTGATAATGATGCTAAGGAAAGATGCTCTCATTTGAAACTCCAAAGGTCAGAGTCTGGTCAAGATAATTCTTCGAGTGAAGATGTCCCTCAGTCAGAAAAGCGACGTAAGATTGTTGAGCTTTCATGA
- the LOC133856011 gene encoding RNA polymerase sigma factor sigA, giving the protein MMATATVVGLSAGKRLLSSSCYYSDLTEKLSYANDYTLLHYQITSTKKVITAKKSSNFSPSCPSSNRQTQSIKAVKEHVDITSSPSTAEPWLQRPKSLEEESFDLDYSVEAILLLQKSMLEKQWSLSFERTVLTDSPRGKIHRKIPVTCSGVSARQRRMSTRKKILNKNGYMMQPCTGKQLRSMISPELLQNRSKGYVKGVVSEELLTHADVVCLSNKIKTGLSFEEHKLRLKERLGCEPSDDQLATSLGIPRAELHSKVIESSLAREKLAMSNVRLVLSIAQRYEAMSADMADLVQGGLIGLLRGIEKFDSSKGCKISTYVYWWIRQGVSRALVDNSKTLRLPNHLHERLGLIRNAKARLEEKGITPSIDRIAECLNMSQKKVRNATEAISKVISLDREAFPSLNGLPGETHHSYIADNRLENNPWHGVDAWALKDEVNKLINMTLGEREREIIRLYHGLDDECLTWEDISKRIGLSRERVRQVGLVALEKLKHAARKRKMEAMLVIH; this is encoded by the exons ATGATGGCAACAGCTACAGTTGTTGGGCTTAGCGCAGGGAAGAGGCTCTTGAGTTCCTCCTGCTATTACTCTGATCTCACAGAAAAGCTCTCATATGCCAATGATTACACACTATTACACTATCAAATCACTTCAACTAAGAAAGTGATAACTGCAAAAAAGTCATCTAATTTTAGCCCCAGTTGTCCATCATCTAATCGGCAGACACAGTCTATCAAGGCTGTCAAAGAACATGTGGATATTACCTCTTCTCCTTCGACTGCCGAGCCATGGTTACAGAGACCCAAGAGCCTTGAAGAGGAAAGTTTTGATCTTGATTATTCGGTGGAGGCAATTCTTTTGCTGCAAAAGTCTATGCTGGAAAAGCAATGGAGTCTTTCTTTTGAACGGACAGTGCTAACTGACTCACCAAGAGGAAAAATTCACAGGAAGATACCTGTGACTTGTTCTGGGGTATCTGCTCGGCAAAGAAGAATGAGTACTAGGAAGAAAATTCTGAACAAAAATGGTTATATGATGCAACCTTGTACCGGTAAGCAGCTGCGATCAATGATCAGTCCAGAGCTGCTTCAGAATCGTTCAAAGGGTTATGTCAAGGGTGTAGTAAGCGAAGAGTTGCTCACTCATGCAGATGTTGTATGCCtgtcaaataaaattaaaacaggtCTTTCCTTTGAGGAGCACAAATTGAG ACTGAAGGAGCGGTTAGGATGTGAGCCATCTGACGATCAACTTGCAACTTCATTGGGGATTCCTCGTGCCGAATTACATTCAAAAGTGATTGAGTCTTCTTTAGCAAGAGAGAAGCTGGCAATGAGTAACGTTCGTCTGGTCTTGTCTATTGCTCAAAGATATGAAGCCATGAGTGCTGATATGGCCGACCTTgttcag ggTGGTTTAATTGGACTACTGCGTGGAATTGAGAAATTTGATTCTTCAAAAGGGTGCAAAATTTCAACTTATGTTTATTGGTGGATACGTCAG GGTGTTTCTCGAGCATTGGTTGACAATTCCAAAACCTTGAGATTGCCTAATCATTTGCATGAGAGGTTAGGTTTAATCCGGAATGCCAAAGCTAGACTGGAAGAGAAAGGAATAACTCCATCAATTGAT AGGATTGCAGAATGCCTGAACATGTCACAAAAGAAAGTTAGGAATGCTACGGAG GCAATCAGTAAGGTGATCTCTCTTGATAGGGAAGCATTTCCCTCTTTGAACGGTCTTCCAGGAGAAACTCATCATAGT TACATTGCAGATAATCGCCTCGAGAATAACCCATGGCATGGAGTAGACGCGTGGGCATTGAAG GATGAAGTAAACAAGCTCATCAATATGACGCTTGGTGAacgggagagagagattatacGTCTTTACCATGGTCTGGATGATGAATGTCTTACATGGGAGGATATTAGTAAACG CATAGGTTTGTCCAGAGAAAGAGTTAGGCAAGTCGGACTTGTTGCACTAGAAAAACTAAAACACGCCGCGAGGAAGAGGAAGATGGAGGCTATGCTAGTGATACATTAA